The Alphaproteobacteria bacterium US3C007 genomic interval CCATTTCCGCGTTGATCGCGCATAGCCCAGTGCTGGATAAATTACGCGGGCATTTGCGCCATATTCCAGACGTGGCGCGGGCGCTCTCGCGGCTGGCCTTAAACCGCGGTGGACCAAGAGATTTAGGAAGCATCCGCAGCGCGCTGCACCAAGCCGAAGCGATCGCTGATGTGATGCAAACAAGCCCTTTATGCCCCGAATTAGAATCGGTTCACGAGAAACTGATGGGGCATGCCAGTTTAATCGAGCTGTTGTCAAAAGCATTGAACGAAGATCTCCCCTTGCTGTTGCGTGATGGGGGTTTCGTCGCCGCGGGTTTTGAGCCTGATTTGGACCATGCCCGGCATTTGCGCGACGAAGGCCGCGGGGTGATTGCGCAGATGCAGGCCGAGTATAGTAGCTTGGCCGAAATCGCTTCGTTGAAAATCAAACATAATAACGTTTTGGGCTATTTCATCGAAACCACCGCGACCCATGCAGATAAAATGCTGCGGCCGCCTTTGTCAGAAACCTTCATCCACCGGCAGACCACAGCCAACCAAGTGCGCTTTACCACCGTCAACCTGTCAGAGATTGAGACCAAAATTTTAAATGCCGGGGGGCAGGCAAGCGAGATTGAGGCCAAAATCTTCGCGCAGCTCTGCGCAGAGATTCTTGACCACTCAGAAAGCCTTTATGGATTGGCCACCGCTTTGGCAGAACTCGACGTAGCAGCAGCACTCGCACATCTTGCGCAGCAACAAAATTGGGTGCGCCCTGTGGTGGATAACAGCCGGGCCTTCGCCATTGAAGGCGGGCGCCATCCGGTTGTGGAGCGCGCGTTAAGGTCCAGTGGCCAGCATTTTATCGCCAATGATTGCGATCTATCTGACGGCGCGGTTCGCCTTTTAACCGGCCCAAATATGGCTGGTAAATCCACGTTTTTAAGACAAAATGCGCTGATTGCGGTCTTGGCACAGATGGGCAGTTTTGTGCCGGCAAGCAGCGCCCATATTGGGGTGGTCAGTCAATTGTTCAGCCGCGTCGGTGCATCTGATGATTTGGCGCGTGGGCGATCCACTTTTATGGTGGAAATGGTCGAAACCGCTACGATTTTAAATCAGGCCGATGCAAAAGCGCTGGTGATCTTAGATGAAATTGGCCGTGGCACGGCAACCTATGACGGGCTGTCCATCGCATGGGCAACGCTCGAGCATCTGCATGATGTGAACCAATCGCGGGCGCTATTCGCAACCCATTATCATGAGCTCACAGCCCTGTCCGGCAAATTAGACAGGGTTGAAAATGCCACTGTTGCGGTAAAAGAATGGCACGGCGATGTAATCTTTTTACACGAGGTACGCCAAGGGGCTGCAGATCGCTCTTACGGGGTGCAAGTGGCACAATTGGCAGGCCTTCCCTTAGTGGTGGTTGAGCGCGCGCGGGTGGTTTTGGACGCTTTGGAAAAAGGCGAGCGCGAAGCGGGAAGTACCGGCCGGCAAGCCGTTATTGACGACTTACCGTTGTTTTCGCGCAGCCCTGCAGCGCTGTCCCCCCCGCAAGCCACCGTATCACCTGCTTTGGAAATGCTCGAGACGCTGCATCCAGATGAATTGACACCAAAAGAAGCGCTTCAAAAACTATATGAGTTAAAGGCCGCGGCAAAACCAACAGGCTAATGGCTTTGCCGCCGGCACACCGCTTTAGGATGCAGGGGTCGAGGAAACACCAACCTGCGAGGGACGTAGCAACCGATCGTGCAACATGAAGCCTTCTGCGGATACCTGAATAATATCACCGGCTTTTGTGCCCGGAACTGGAGCTTCAAACATGGCTTGGTGCAGCTGCGGATCAAAGCGATCGCCAACTTGCGGTGAAATAGGCTGAATGCCGTGCTTTTTAAAGACGTTCAACAATTCCCGCATCGTCAACTCGACGCCTTCGATCAGCGCCGCCGCGGCCTCTTTTTGCTCGTCACCAGCGGCTTCAACCGCCCGTTTCATATTGTCATAAACGGGCAGTAAATCACGTGCCATTTTCGAACCACCGTAATTTTCGGCCTCGCGGCGATCTTTGTCAGCCCGTTTGCGCGAATTTTCGGCATCCGCCAAGGCGCGCATGAAACGGTCGCGATACTCATCCCGCTCAGCGGTTACAGCGGCCAATTCATCAACCTCATCGGTTTGCGCATCCTCTTGAGTTATATCGATCAGCTCTTCCTCAAGCGCATCCTCTGCCTCTTGCATTTGATCAATATCATCCAAAAATTCTTCTGCTTTTGGCTCTTCCATAACTTACCTTTCAATGCGGTCGGAAATAAGCTTGCCCACCAATTGCGCGGTATAATCAACCAGCGGCACAATCCGACCATAATTCAAACGCGTTGGTCCAATCACTCCGATGGCCCCAACAATTTTACGCTCTGAGTTCATATAGGGAGAAACAACCAAAGAGGAACCCGTAAGTGAAAAAAGTTTGTTCTCTGAGCCAATAAAAATGCGCACACCATCGCCTTGCTCGGTCAGTTCAAGAAATTCTGCGATGTCGCGCTTGCGTTCCAAGTCATCAAACAGGTTCCGGATACGCTCCAAATCCTCTTCATGCGCCTCTGATTCCAGCAAGTTGCCACGGCCACGCACGATCAAGCGTTCATTATCATCGCCTTGAGTTTGCCAAACCGCCAAGCCTTGCGTCACCAATTCTTGCGCCAAACTGTCAATTTCTTGCCGCCTTAAATCAACATCATCTTGAATGGTCGAAAGCAATTCGCTTAACGTGCGCCCTTCAAGAACCGCATTTAAGAAATTTGCCGCTTCGCGCATCGCACTGGGTGTTTGCCCGACCGGCGGCGTGAACAGGCGGTTTTCAACATCACCATTGGAATAAACAAGAACAACCAAAGCCCGATCGGGGGATAATGACACGAACTCAATATGCTTTATCGGCTGTTCCTGCTTTGGCGTTAATACCAAAGAGGCGCCATGGGTTAATGCCGAAAGCGTTGATCCCACGCGATCCAACACGCTGCTGACATCTTGACTGTTGCGATCAACGGTTTGATCCAGCTTCAGCTGATCTTCCTTGCTAAGCTGATCCACTTCCAACAAACCATCCACAAACATGCGCAGCCCCAATTGCGTGGGCACCCGCCCCGCACTGATATGCGGGCTATCAAGCAAGCCTAAAAATTCAAGATCCTGCATCACATTACGCACAGTGGCCGCGCTGACCTTTTCATTTAAGGTGCGGGTAAGCGTGCGCGATCCAACCGGGCCGCCACTTTCTAAATAGCCCTCGACCAACCTGCGAAAAATTTCCCGCGACCGTTCATTCATATCGTTTAAAAGATCTGGGCTGGCCATATCGCCGTATCCTTTTTAAATCTCTAAAAGCACCGCCCAGATCAAAACTATCGGGGTTGCGTCTCTATATCAGCCGCTTGTATGCATCAGTGCAACAGAGAAAGGTTTATAACATGCGTCCCTCAGGAAGAAAATTAAATGAAATGCGTTCGGTGAAAATTGAAACCGAGGTGACCAAACACGCCGAAGGATCCTGTCTGATCAAAATGGGCGACACGCATGTTCTGTGTACAGCCACCATTGAAGATCGGGTACCCTCCTTCATCAAGGGATCCGGGCTTGGCTGGGTAACGGCGGAATATGGCATGCTGCCAAGATCAACCAGCTCGCGCATGCGCCGCGAATCAACCGCTGGTAAACAAGGTGGTCGGACCGTAGAAATTCAACGCCTGATCGGGCGGTCCCTGCGGGCGGGGGTTGATCGTTTGGCATTGGGCGAACGCCAAATTACCGTGGATTGCGATGTGATTCAGGCCGATGGTGGCACAAGATGCGCCTCCATCACCGGTGGCTGGGTTGCGTTAAAGCTGGCAATCAACAAATTGTTAAAAACTGGCGTGGTGCTTTCAGACCCGTTAATTTCACCCGTGGCTGCGATCAGCTGCGGCATATATGCAGGTCAAGCCGTGCTTGATTTGGATTATCCTGAAGACAGTGAAGCCGGCGTAGATGGAAATTTCATCATGTTGGCAAATGGCCAAATGATTGAAACCCAGATGAGCGCTGAGGGCGCTACTTACTCGCGCGCGCAAATGAACCAATTGTTGGATTTGGCAGAAGCCGGCGTGGCCTCATTGGTGGAAGCGCAGCTTAAGGCCGTTGAATGAGCCGTTTATTTCAAGAAGATCGCTTAATATTGGCCACCCATAACCAAG includes:
- the mutS gene encoding DNA mismatch repair protein MutS, producing the protein MMAQYLDIKAQYPEALLFYRMGDFYELFFEDAVAAAEALDIALTKRGKHLNADIPMCGVPHHASEGYLLTLIRKGFRVAVCEQMESPAEAKKRGSKSVVKRDVVRLVTPGTLTEDSLLEARRHNFLASFAQIRDASALAWVDISTGDFSVSTLPLVLLGPELARLAPSEVLLSEKSFQDLETLIEESGAAPTPISASSFDSTSAENRLLKTFKLATLDSHGGFSRAELSALGAIVDYLDITQKGSLPLLQPPKRHISATTMQIDAATRRNLELTHALSGTRNGSLLATIDQTLTAAGGRLLEHRIGSPSLDIDVLNNRQNAISALIAHSPVLDKLRGHLRHIPDVARALSRLALNRGGPRDLGSIRSALHQAEAIADVMQTSPLCPELESVHEKLMGHASLIELLSKALNEDLPLLLRDGGFVAAGFEPDLDHARHLRDEGRGVIAQMQAEYSSLAEIASLKIKHNNVLGYFIETTATHADKMLRPPLSETFIHRQTTANQVRFTTVNLSEIETKILNAGGQASEIEAKIFAQLCAEILDHSESLYGLATALAELDVAAALAHLAQQQNWVRPVVDNSRAFAIEGGRHPVVERALRSSGQHFIANDCDLSDGAVRLLTGPNMAGKSTFLRQNALIAVLAQMGSFVPASSAHIGVVSQLFSRVGASDDLARGRSTFMVEMVETATILNQADAKALVILDEIGRGTATYDGLSIAWATLEHLHDVNQSRALFATHYHELTALSGKLDRVENATVAVKEWHGDVIFLHEVRQGAADRSYGVQVAQLAGLPLVVVERARVVLDALEKGEREAGSTGRQAVIDDLPLFSRSPAALSPPQATVSPALEMLETLHPDELTPKEALQKLYELKAAAKPTG
- a CDS encoding nucleotide exchange factor GrpE, with the translated sequence MEEPKAEEFLDDIDQMQEAEDALEEELIDITQEDAQTDEVDELAAVTAERDEYRDRFMRALADAENSRKRADKDRREAENYGGSKMARDLLPVYDNMKRAVEAAGDEQKEAAAALIEGVELTMRELLNVFKKHGIQPISPQVGDRFDPQLHQAMFEAPVPGTKAGDIIQVSAEGFMLHDRLLRPSQVGVSSTPAS
- the hrcA gene encoding heat-inducible transcriptional repressor HrcA; this encodes MASPDLLNDMNERSREIFRRLVEGYLESGGPVGSRTLTRTLNEKVSAATVRNVMQDLEFLGLLDSPHISAGRVPTQLGLRMFVDGLLEVDQLSKEDQLKLDQTVDRNSQDVSSVLDRVGSTLSALTHGASLVLTPKQEQPIKHIEFVSLSPDRALVVLVYSNGDVENRLFTPPVGQTPSAMREAANFLNAVLEGRTLSELLSTIQDDVDLRRQEIDSLAQELVTQGLAVWQTQGDDNERLIVRGRGNLLESEAHEEDLERIRNLFDDLERKRDIAEFLELTEQGDGVRIFIGSENKLFSLTGSSLVVSPYMNSERKIVGAIGVIGPTRLNYGRIVPLVDYTAQLVGKLISDRIER
- the rph gene encoding ribonuclease PH, coding for MRPSGRKLNEMRSVKIETEVTKHAEGSCLIKMGDTHVLCTATIEDRVPSFIKGSGLGWVTAEYGMLPRSTSSRMRRESTAGKQGGRTVEIQRLIGRSLRAGVDRLALGERQITVDCDVIQADGGTRCASITGGWVALKLAINKLLKTGVVLSDPLISPVAAISCGIYAGQAVLDLDYPEDSEAGVDGNFIMLANGQMIETQMSAEGATYSRAQMNQLLDLAEAGVASLVEAQLKAVE